The following are from one region of the Stanieria sp. NIES-3757 genome:
- a CDS encoding hypothetical protein (conserved hypothetical protein): MKLRVVATFLVVGLIYLTSLVITPTALALTPIKLYDLTYEECPVGSNQGLVSSGDLRPANCFLVKGKAKNTTGKTVVDADVFGRIYDANGNPVMENRGRVGTILEVPPGVSDFQITISVAANQPTPLKLEQFKASGFAGKVRPFYYDDFEG, encoded by the coding sequence ATGAAATTGCGAGTTGTAGCAACATTCTTGGTAGTTGGTTTAATCTACTTGACTAGTTTGGTAATTACACCAACTGCTTTAGCTTTAACCCCAATTAAGTTGTACGATCTTACCTATGAAGAATGTCCCGTTGGCTCTAATCAAGGTTTAGTTTCTAGTGGAGATCTGCGCCCTGCTAATTGCTTTTTAGTGAAGGGAAAAGCAAAAAATACTACAGGGAAAACTGTAGTTGACGCAGATGTGTTTGGCAGAATTTACGATGCGAATGGTAATCCTGTGATGGAAAATCGAGGTAGAGTTGGGACAATTCTCGAAGTTCCTCCAGGGGTAAGTGATTTTCAAATTACGATTAGCGTTGCTGCTAATCAACCTACACCCCTGAAATTGGAACAATTTAAAGCCTCTGGTTTTGCTGGCAAAGTTCGTCCTTTTTATTACGATGACTTTGAAGGCTAA
- the ycf19 gene encoding hypothetical protein YCF19, protein MGLAFIVQSLYTFLSIYMLLLFVRILLSWFQTADWAFQAMAFLSPITDPYLNVFRSFIPPLGGIDISPILAILLLQFVQQSLPMLLSAI, encoded by the coding sequence ATGGGTTTAGCTTTTATCGTACAAAGTTTATATACATTTCTATCGATTTACATGTTACTGCTGTTTGTCAGAATCTTACTTTCTTGGTTTCAAACCGCAGACTGGGCTTTTCAAGCTATGGCTTTCTTAAGTCCGATTACCGATCCTTATCTTAATGTTTTTCGTTCTTTTATTCCTCCTCTAGGAGGGATCGATATTTCTCCGATTCTGGCTATTTTGTTATTACAGTTTGTCCAACAATCCCTCCCGATGTTACTTAGCGCAATTTAG
- a CDS encoding transposase IS4 family protein: MNQVNLLRQTLKPLLGWHGARLSFLALFIIALLRVKTVNLVELATVFRNHAKTDSNFKRLQRFFRDFDLDYSVIAQVIVRMMDIPQPWVLSTDRTEWSFGKTRFNILMLGIVHNGVAYPLVWEMLDKKGNSNGNDRMDLVDRFYQIFPDAQIAYLTGDREFVGKQWLTYLLIEPIISFRFRIRKSDRICDGKKALRASIIFANLKPGQTQILSGRRWVWGRSVYVSALRLEDGELLIVVSPDSSQTAISDYAKRWGIETLFGMFKTRGFCLESTHFTDLERLSKLLALMSLTLCWAIKIGDWLHQHQPIKIKKHGRLTKSIFRHGLDYLRSIVTDLDLKHDDFCHSLQFLSCT; the protein is encoded by the coding sequence ATGAATCAGGTTAACTTACTTCGACAAACTCTGAAACCGCTTTTAGGATGGCATGGCGCACGACTAAGTTTCTTGGCATTGTTTATCATTGCCTTACTGAGAGTTAAAACAGTAAATTTGGTAGAGCTAGCTACAGTATTTCGCAATCATGCGAAGACGGACTCTAATTTCAAGCGATTACAACGCTTTTTTCGGGATTTTGACTTAGATTATTCGGTAATTGCTCAAGTAATAGTTAGAATGATGGATATTCCGCAACCGTGGGTTTTGAGTACAGACCGAACGGAGTGGTCTTTTGGAAAAACTCGCTTCAATATTCTCATGCTAGGAATAGTACACAACGGCGTTGCATACCCTTTAGTTTGGGAAATGCTCGACAAGAAAGGTAATTCCAACGGTAATGACAGAATGGATTTAGTAGATCGTTTCTATCAAATCTTCCCTGATGCTCAGATAGCTTATCTGACTGGAGATCGAGAGTTTGTTGGAAAACAATGGTTGACTTACCTTTTAATCGAACCAATTATTTCTTTTCGATTCAGAATCCGAAAAAGTGATCGCATTTGTGATGGCAAAAAAGCTCTTAGAGCTTCGATTATCTTTGCTAACCTCAAGCCAGGTCAAACGCAGATTTTATCTGGTCGCCGATGGGTCTGGGGGCGTTCTGTTTATGTTTCTGCTTTACGTCTGGAAGATGGAGAATTACTCATTGTTGTTTCTCCTGACTCCTCTCAAACAGCCATTTCTGACTACGCCAAGCGATGGGGAATCGAAACCTTATTTGGGATGTTCAAGACTAGGGGATTTTGCCTTGAATCTACTCACTTTACCGATTTGGAGAGATTGAGCAAGCTTTTAGCTTTAATGTCTCTAACTTTATGTTGGGCAATTAAAATAGGTGATTGGTTACATCAACATCAACCAATCAAAATTAAAAAGCATGGCAGATTAACTAAAAGCATTTTTCGTCACGGTCTAGATTATTTACGTTCGATTGTTACCGATTTAGATTTAAAACATGATGATTTTTGCCACTCTCTACAATTTTTGTCCTGTACTTAG
- a CDS encoding carbamoyl-phosphate synthase, large subunit, which produces MPRRDDLHKILLLGSGPIVIGQACEFDYSGTQACKALREEGYEVVLVNSNPASIMTDPEMANRTYIEPLTPEMVEKVIAKERPDALLPTMGGQTALNVAVALAKNGVLDRYKVELIGAKLPAIEKAEDRLLFKEAMAKIGVPVCPSGIANTIDEAKQIAHEIGSYPLIIRPAFTLGGTGGGIAYNQEEYEEMAQFGIDASPVSQILVEKSLLGWKEYELEVMRDLADNVVIICSIENIDPMGVHTGDSITVAPAQTLTDKEYQRLRDYSKAIIREIGVETGGSNIQFAVNPVNGDVIVIEMNPRVSRSSALASKATGFPIAKFAAKLAVGYSLDEIPNDITQKTPASFEPTIDYVVTKIPRFAFEKFPGTEPILTTQMKSVGEAMAIGRTFCESFQKALRSLETGRFGFGCDRQETLPSIPQVRSHLRTPNPERIFSVYHALRIGMTPEEIHELTAIDLWFLDKMQELVETEKFLKCISLEQITAQQMRLVKQQGFSDRQIAFATKTTEDEVRDYRKKLGIIPVYKLVDTCAAEFEAFTPYYYSTYEEGESEVLPSDRRKVMILGGGPNRIGQGIEFDYCCCHAAFSLSKAGFETIMVNSNPETVSTDYDTSDRLYFEPLTKEDVLNIIEAEHPEGIIIQFGGQTPLKLAVPLKNYLQSLADKPGKATKIWGTSPDSIDTAEDREKFEKILRELDIKQPPNGTARSYQESLSVARRISYPVVVRPSYVLGGRAMEIVYSDSELERYMKYAVQVEPDHPILIDKFLENAIEVDVDALCDATGKVIIGGIMEHIEQAGIHSGDSACSIPYNSLSSTAVETIRTWTIQLAQALNVVGLMNIQYAVQGEQVYIIEANPRASRTVPYVSKATGVPLAKLASLIMSGETLASLGVTKDVVPEYVAVKEAVLPFNKFPGSDTLLGPEMRSTGEVMGIDSDFGKAFAKAELAAGVDLALQGTVFISMSDRDKQAAVPVVQEFLDLGFKIVATSGTRKILQENGIKDVELVLKVHEGRPHVIDWIKNKQIQLIINTPTGEESQTDARLIRRLALDYKLPIITTIAGAKATVAAIRSLRSETLNVKALQDYLPISV; this is translated from the coding sequence ATGCCTCGCCGAGACGATCTACACAAAATTCTACTCCTTGGTTCAGGTCCAATTGTGATTGGACAAGCTTGTGAATTTGATTATTCTGGTACGCAAGCCTGTAAAGCACTTCGAGAAGAAGGGTACGAAGTAGTTTTGGTCAATTCCAATCCCGCTTCAATTATGACCGATCCAGAAATGGCTAATCGTACCTATATCGAACCTTTAACACCTGAAATGGTTGAGAAAGTAATCGCTAAAGAAAGACCTGATGCTTTACTGCCAACTATGGGAGGACAAACGGCCCTGAATGTGGCAGTAGCTTTAGCCAAAAATGGGGTATTAGATCGATACAAAGTAGAATTGATTGGTGCAAAGCTTCCTGCAATTGAAAAAGCAGAAGATCGTCTTTTATTTAAAGAAGCGATGGCAAAAATTGGTGTACCAGTTTGTCCTTCGGGTATTGCCAATACTATTGATGAAGCTAAACAAATTGCCCACGAAATTGGTAGTTATCCTTTAATTATTCGTCCTGCGTTTACTTTGGGTGGAACTGGCGGTGGTATTGCCTATAATCAGGAAGAATACGAGGAAATGGCTCAATTTGGTATTGATGCTTCTCCCGTTTCCCAAATTCTAGTAGAAAAATCTCTTTTGGGTTGGAAAGAGTATGAGTTAGAAGTAATGCGCGATTTAGCAGATAACGTGGTGATTATCTGTTCAATTGAAAATATTGACCCGATGGGGGTACATACTGGCGACTCGATTACCGTCGCACCAGCCCAAACTTTAACTGATAAAGAATATCAAAGATTAAGGGATTATTCTAAAGCAATTATTCGGGAAATTGGGGTGGAAACTGGTGGTTCTAATATTCAGTTTGCAGTCAATCCTGTAAATGGGGACGTAATTGTCATTGAAATGAATCCCCGTGTTTCTCGTTCTTCTGCCTTAGCTTCTAAAGCTACTGGATTTCCGATCGCAAAATTTGCTGCTAAGTTAGCTGTGGGTTATAGTCTCGATGAGATTCCTAACGATATTACTCAAAAAACCCCTGCTTCTTTTGAACCAACGATTGATTATGTAGTTACCAAAATTCCTCGCTTCGCGTTTGAAAAGTTTCCTGGCACAGAACCAATTTTAACTACTCAAATGAAGTCTGTCGGTGAAGCGATGGCAATCGGAAGGACATTCTGTGAATCTTTCCAAAAAGCACTACGTTCTCTTGAAACTGGTCGTTTTGGTTTTGGTTGCGACCGGCAAGAAACTCTTCCTTCAATTCCGCAAGTTCGTTCTCATCTGCGTACTCCAAATCCAGAAAGAATCTTTAGCGTCTATCATGCTTTGAGAATTGGCATGACTCCAGAAGAAATTCACGAATTAACCGCGATCGATCTGTGGTTCTTGGATAAAATGCAGGAATTAGTCGAGACTGAAAAGTTTCTCAAATGTATTTCCTTGGAACAAATTACCGCCCAACAAATGCGTTTAGTTAAACAACAAGGGTTTAGCGATCGCCAGATTGCTTTTGCCACTAAAACTACTGAGGATGAAGTTAGGGATTATCGCAAGAAGTTGGGGATTATTCCTGTTTACAAGTTAGTAGATACTTGTGCAGCCGAATTTGAAGCTTTTACTCCTTATTACTACTCTACTTATGAAGAAGGCGAATCGGAAGTCCTTCCTTCGGATCGACGTAAAGTAATGATTTTAGGTGGTGGCCCTAATCGAATTGGACAGGGAATAGAATTTGACTACTGTTGTTGTCATGCTGCCTTTTCTCTCTCCAAGGCTGGATTTGAAACCATTATGGTTAATTCCAACCCCGAAACCGTCTCGACTGACTACGACACCAGCGATCGCTTATATTTTGAACCACTAACGAAAGAAGATGTTTTAAATATCATCGAAGCGGAACATCCCGAAGGAATTATTATTCAATTCGGTGGACAAACACCCTTAAAATTAGCAGTACCACTGAAAAACTACCTACAGTCATTAGCAGACAAACCAGGCAAAGCAACCAAAATCTGGGGTACATCACCTGATTCAATTGATACGGCTGAAGATCGAGAAAAATTTGAAAAAATTCTTCGAGAATTGGATATCAAACAACCACCCAATGGTACAGCTAGAAGCTATCAAGAATCACTATCAGTAGCACGTCGGATTAGTTATCCTGTTGTCGTTCGTCCTTCCTATGTATTAGGAGGTAGGGCAATGGAAATTGTTTATTCTGATAGCGAACTAGAACGCTACATGAAATATGCTGTACAAGTAGAACCCGATCATCCGATTTTAATTGATAAATTCCTCGAAAACGCGATCGAAGTTGATGTTGATGCCCTCTGTGATGCGACTGGTAAAGTAATTATCGGTGGGATTATGGAACATATTGAACAGGCTGGTATCCACTCAGGCGACTCTGCTTGTTCGATTCCCTATAATTCTCTTTCCTCGACTGCGGTAGAAACAATCCGTACCTGGACAATTCAGTTAGCCCAAGCTTTAAACGTAGTGGGTTTAATGAATATTCAATATGCAGTACAAGGAGAACAAGTTTATATCATCGAAGCTAATCCTCGTGCTTCCCGTACTGTTCCCTATGTTTCCAAAGCGACAGGCGTTCCTTTAGCTAAATTAGCCTCTTTGATTATGTCGGGAGAAACTCTAGCATCTCTGGGTGTAACTAAAGATGTTGTTCCAGAGTACGTTGCCGTTAAAGAAGCGGTTTTACCCTTTAACAAATTCCCTGGTAGTGATACCCTTTTAGGGCCAGAAATGCGTTCGACAGGGGAAGTTATGGGCATTGATAGCGATTTTGGTAAAGCCTTTGCCAAAGCAGAACTGGCAGCAGGAGTAGATTTAGCCTTACAAGGAACAGTCTTTATTTCCATGAGCGATCGCGATAAACAAGCTGCTGTTCCCGTAGTTCAAGAGTTCCTCGATCTAGGCTTCAAAATTGTAGCAACTTCTGGAACTCGCAAAATTCTGCAAGAAAACGGGATTAAAGATGTCGAGTTGGTTCTCAAAGTTCACGAAGGTCGTCCCCACGTGATTGACTGGATTAAAAACAAGCAAATTCAGTTAATTATTAATACTCCTACAGGGGAAGAATCTCAAACTGATGCCAGATTAATTCGTCGCCTGGCACTAGATTATAAATTGCCTATCATTACTACCATTGCTGGTGCAAAAGCTACCGTGGCTGCAATTCGTTCCTTGCGTTCTGAAACTTTGAATGTCAAGGCTTTGCAAGATTATCTTCCGATTAGTGTCTAA
- a CDS encoding hypothetical protein (hypothetical protein gll2512), with protein MLIIVGSFLITPTITTNYVFAQCLETLPNQEKESNILIKDELYFGLEMPRGERISEPEWELFVKRVLTPRFKEGLTILDAYGQYLNSSGILIKEKSKLVILIYENNLIKNKQVEEAIALYKKTFQQESVLRVTSFVRVSF; from the coding sequence ATGTTAATTATTGTTGGTTCATTCTTGATAACCCCGACAATAACAACCAATTATGTTTTTGCCCAGTGTCTTGAAACTCTTCCTAATCAAGAGAAAGAAAGCAATATTCTGATCAAAGATGAATTATATTTTGGTTTGGAAATGCCTAGAGGCGAAAGAATTTCTGAACCTGAATGGGAATTGTTTGTTAAACGGGTATTGACACCCCGTTTTAAGGAAGGATTAACCATATTAGATGCTTATGGTCAGTATCTTAATAGTTCTGGAATTTTAATTAAAGAAAAAAGCAAATTAGTTATTTTAATTTATGAAAATAATCTCATTAAAAACAAACAGGTCGAAGAAGCGATCGCCCTTTATAAAAAAACATTTCAACAAGAGTCTGTTCTGCGTGTGACGAGTTTTGTCAGAGTATCTTTTTAA
- a CDS encoding Alcohol dehydrogenase zinc-binding domain protein yields MKAVVMTAAGEPEVLQWQDVSEPNIEQPNQVLIQLKAAGINPIDTKIRSRGTFYPDQMPAILGCDGAGIVKAVGSEVKNFQLGDEVYFCAGGLGKQGTGNYAELAIVEEHFLATKPKSLSFAEAAAAPLVLITAWEALYDRARLEAGQQALIHAGAGGVGHVAIQLAKLKGAEVYTTVSSPDKARLVRQLGADEPILYKQTDFVEAVLKLTNGTGVDIAFDTVGGQTFFDTVKAVKVYGDLVTILEPNYSLGTLKIARNRNLRISLELMLTPMLEGLIEAQQHQGKILQQCATWIDEGKLTIHLNQIFPLEEAAKAHKILENGSLTGKIALII; encoded by the coding sequence ATGAAAGCAGTAGTAATGACCGCAGCAGGTGAACCAGAAGTTCTACAATGGCAAGATGTATCAGAACCAAACATCGAACAACCAAATCAAGTTTTAATCCAACTCAAAGCAGCAGGAATTAACCCCATCGATACTAAAATTCGCAGTCGAGGCACATTTTACCCTGACCAAATGCCCGCAATTTTAGGCTGTGATGGTGCAGGAATAGTTAAAGCTGTTGGTAGTGAGGTAAAGAATTTTCAATTAGGAGATGAAGTTTATTTTTGTGCTGGCGGTTTAGGTAAACAGGGAACGGGAAATTATGCCGAACTTGCCATAGTAGAAGAACATTTTTTAGCAACTAAACCTAAATCTCTTTCTTTTGCTGAAGCTGCTGCTGCACCTTTAGTCTTAATTACTGCTTGGGAAGCTTTATACGATCGCGCTAGATTAGAAGCAGGACAACAAGCTTTAATTCATGCTGGTGCTGGTGGTGTTGGTCATGTTGCTATTCAATTAGCTAAACTTAAAGGTGCAGAAGTATATACAACGGTTAGTTCACCTGACAAAGCTAGACTGGTACGTCAATTGGGTGCAGATGAACCAATTTTATATAAACAAACTGATTTTGTCGAAGCTGTCTTAAAGTTAACCAATGGCACAGGGGTAGACATCGCTTTTGATACAGTTGGTGGTCAAACTTTTTTTGATACTGTCAAGGCGGTGAAAGTTTACGGGGATTTAGTCACGATTTTAGAGCCAAATTACTCCTTAGGTACTCTGAAGATTGCCCGTAATCGTAATTTAAGAATTAGCTTAGAGTTAATGCTGACTCCAATGTTAGAAGGATTAATTGAGGCACAACAACATCAAGGAAAAATTCTGCAACAATGTGCCACTTGGATTGATGAAGGCAAATTAACTATTCATCTCAATCAAATCTTTCCACTCGAAGAAGCAGCAAAAGCGCACAAAATCTTAGAAAATGGCTCACTAACGGGAAAAATTGCTCTAATAATTTAA
- the bioB gene encoding biotin synthetase, whose amino-acid sequence MKSPDWNALATRSLAGELISRPEAQAVLEAPDEVLLEQLAAAYRIRHRYWGNRVRLHFLLNAQSGLCPEDCNYCSQSKISTAEIEKYPLMAQAKILDAAAKAAELKAGTFCFVISGRSPSELVFSKVLEAVKEVKAKHELKVCACLGLLTEEQTLRLAEAGVDRVNHNLNTSEQYHPQICTTHTFGDRVKTIQNVQAAGITTCSGGIIGMGESDDDVIDLAYSLRELNVTSVPINFLIPIPGTPLAEQNQLNPRRCLRVLCLFRFLLPAQEIRIAGGREVHLRSLQPLGLYPANSIFIGDYLTTPGQATLADFEMLRDAGFVLETPNGSNLTEQFSLVNADIK is encoded by the coding sequence ATGAAATCACCCGATTGGAATGCACTAGCGACTCGTAGTTTGGCTGGAGAGTTGATTTCTCGCCCAGAAGCCCAGGCAGTATTAGAAGCACCTGATGAAGTATTATTAGAGCAGCTAGCAGCAGCTTATCGGATTCGCCATCGCTACTGGGGTAATCGCGTCAGACTACATTTTTTGCTTAATGCTCAAAGTGGTTTGTGTCCAGAGGACTGTAATTATTGCTCTCAATCAAAAATCTCTACAGCAGAAATTGAGAAATATCCTTTGATGGCACAAGCAAAAATTCTTGATGCAGCAGCCAAAGCAGCCGAATTGAAAGCAGGAACTTTTTGTTTTGTTATTTCTGGGAGATCGCCATCGGAATTAGTTTTTAGTAAAGTATTAGAAGCTGTCAAAGAAGTTAAAGCTAAACATGAACTGAAAGTTTGTGCTTGTCTAGGATTATTGACTGAAGAACAAACCCTTCGTTTAGCAGAAGCTGGAGTAGATCGAGTTAATCATAATCTCAATACGTCTGAACAATATCATCCTCAAATTTGTACTACTCATACTTTTGGCGATCGCGTCAAGACAATTCAAAATGTTCAAGCAGCAGGTATTACTACTTGTTCTGGTGGTATTATTGGTATGGGAGAATCAGATGATGATGTGATCGATTTAGCTTATTCGCTTCGAGAACTAAATGTTACTAGCGTTCCGATTAATTTTTTGATTCCTATCCCTGGAACACCTTTAGCTGAACAAAATCAATTAAATCCTCGTCGTTGTTTGCGAGTGCTATGTTTGTTCCGTTTTCTCCTTCCTGCACAAGAAATTAGAATTGCTGGTGGCAGAGAAGTACATTTGCGATCGCTACAACCTTTAGGACTTTATCCTGCTAATTCTATTTTTATTGGTGATTATTTAACTACTCCTGGACAAGCAACTTTAGCTGATTTTGAAATGCTTCGTGATGCTGGGTTTGTACTTGAAACTCCTAACGGTTCAAATTTAACCGAACAATTTTCTTTAGTGAATGCGGACATCAAATAA
- a CDS encoding SpoIID/LytB domain protein, whose product MIRRSFIVIFLGCLCGLEAVWSASVWANSLNLEIGIVQRLGAKSIDEKDEIIDELIIRSTAEDQLTINFLDRQQIIKTKQAVVKVESQSLAKPEISEQLVLSSHATFETAEADAQFWQTLGIKVEILQPGRWQVWADRKVYPTPLVRRLLLKSLQVNGYQTPYLKTEVLSQVPQITVLIDGKKYHHNQVEITTEKNLVQVSKTNPKSSSTYLYGGNLRIQPNAYGNFTLVNQVPLETYLRGVVPYEIGTNAPVQAIAAQTILARTYALRNLRRFAADNYQLCATVHCQVYKGLTGVTPQTDNAIAKTKGLVLTYQNELVDALYSSTNGGVTASFSDIWNGSQRPYLKSVIDSPTTVWDLARYSLADEAVFRKFMSLKQGFNETGRGIFRWRKESKLEDLNRDLRKYLHKNNHPFANFKTIKSMAITERSQSGRILTLTVQTDQGIVELHKNEARSAFEPPRSTLFYLEPIYNQSQQLQGYAFVGGGFGHGVGLSQYGSYNLAQLGWSAEQILAFYFPGTTIEPLNNSIIFWRPPTLQKQ is encoded by the coding sequence ATGATTCGTCGTAGTTTTATTGTTATTTTTTTAGGTTGTTTGTGTGGATTAGAAGCAGTTTGGTCTGCTAGTGTTTGGGCTAATTCTCTCAATCTGGAAATTGGGATTGTGCAAAGATTAGGGGCTAAATCAATTGATGAAAAAGATGAAATTATTGATGAATTGATTATTCGGAGTACGGCCGAAGATCAGTTAACCATAAATTTTCTAGACCGACAACAGATTATCAAAACAAAACAAGCAGTAGTTAAAGTAGAATCTCAATCTTTAGCCAAACCAGAAATTTCCGAACAGTTAGTTTTAAGTAGTCATGCTACCTTTGAAACAGCAGAAGCTGATGCTCAATTTTGGCAAACATTAGGAATTAAAGTAGAAATTTTGCAACCTGGACGTTGGCAAGTTTGGGCAGATAGAAAAGTTTATCCTACTCCTTTGGTTCGTCGGTTATTATTAAAAAGTTTGCAAGTAAATGGTTATCAAACTCCTTATTTAAAAACAGAAGTTTTATCTCAAGTACCTCAAATTACTGTGTTGATAGACGGCAAAAAATATCATCACAATCAAGTAGAAATTACGACTGAAAAAAACTTAGTTCAAGTTAGTAAAACCAATCCAAAATCTTCTTCTACTTACCTTTATGGAGGTAATTTACGAATTCAACCTAATGCTTATGGTAATTTTACTTTAGTTAATCAAGTACCTCTAGAAACTTATCTTCGAGGAGTAGTTCCCTATGAAATTGGTACTAACGCACCAGTTCAAGCGATCGCAGCACAGACTATTTTAGCCCGTACTTATGCCTTAAGAAATTTGCGTCGTTTTGCTGCTGATAATTATCAGCTTTGTGCGACGGTTCATTGTCAAGTATATAAAGGATTAACAGGGGTTACCCCTCAAACCGACAATGCGATCGCTAAAACGAAAGGATTGGTTTTAACCTACCAAAATGAATTGGTAGATGCGCTTTATTCTTCTACTAATGGGGGAGTAACTGCTTCTTTTAGCGATATTTGGAATGGTTCTCAACGTCCTTATCTTAAATCAGTGATAGATTCTCCTACTACTGTTTGGGATCTTGCTCGTTATTCTTTGGCAGATGAAGCGGTTTTTCGGAAGTTTATGAGTTTGAAGCAAGGATTTAACGAAACTGGTAGAGGTATTTTTCGCTGGCGCAAAGAAAGTAAACTGGAAGATCTTAATAGAGATTTACGCAAATATCTGCACAAAAATAATCATCCTTTTGCCAATTTTAAAACTATTAAGTCAATGGCAATTACTGAGCGATCGCAATCAGGCAGAATTTTGACTTTAACAGTTCAAACCGACCAAGGTATAGTTGAGTTACATAAAAATGAAGCTCGCAGTGCTTTTGAACCTCCTCGCAGTACCTTATTTTATCTTGAACCTATTTACAATCAATCTCAGCAATTACAGGGATATGCCTTTGTAGGTGGTGGTTTTGGGCATGGAGTTGGTTTGAGTCAATATGGCTCTTATAATTTAGCGCAATTGGGTTGGTCAGCAGAACAAATTTTAGCTTTTTATTTTCCTGGAACTACGATAGAACCTCTTAATAATTCAATTATTTTTTGGCGACCACCTACGCTCCAAAAACAATAA